From Clavelina lepadiformis chromosome 9, kaClaLepa1.1, whole genome shotgun sequence, the proteins below share one genomic window:
- the LOC143470661 gene encoding uncharacterized protein LOC143470661: protein MKAFVHHITCDHVVGPEQSNHTCYWRNCKRHLKAFKAKYKLVNHIRVHTREKPFAYPVCSKLFARSENLKIHIRTHTGEKSFLCKYLGCDRRFANSSDRKKHSYMHNKGKLYVCKYKGCDRSYTHPSSLRKHIRMHRANGDVMSSNYSPIISPRSSSSENTSHSTAAESPHVTSILQSLMSSPEPTQFGIDYESNDFNQGFGFNEMLSGEVDSLWPLDDDLTQRADFLQDYSSGCSQSPNQSLPSFDPIFGA, encoded by the exons ATGAAAGCGTTTGTCCACCACATCACTTGTGATCACGTCGTAGGACCGGAACAAAGCAACCACACTTGCTACTGGCGTAATTGCAAACGTCatttgaaagcttttaagGCCAAGTACAAGCTGGTCAACCACATCCGAGTTCACACTAGAGAGAAACCGTTCGCATACCCCGTCTGCAGTAAGCTATTTGCTCGGAGCGAAAATCTCAAAATCCatataagaactcacacag GCGAAAAATCGTTTCTATGCAAATATCTTGGGTGTGATCGACGATTTGCCAATAGCTCTGATCGTAAAAAGCACAGCTACATGCACAATAAAGGAAAGTTATATGTTTGCAAG TACAAAGGATGTGATCGCAGCTACACCCACCCCAGTTCGTTACGTAAGCACATACGTATGCACAGAGCAAACGGTGACGTCATGAGCAGCAATTACTCACCAATCATCTCTCCCCGAAGCTCgtcatcagaaaacacaagTCACTCAACTGCTGCTGAATCTCCTCACGTCACGTCGATCCTTCAATCGCTCATGTCATCTCCGGAACCGACGCAATTTGGCATCGACTACGAGTCAAATGACTTCAATCAAGGATTTGGATTCAACGAAATGCTCTCTGGCGAAGTGGATTCTTTATGGCCTCTGGATGATGACCTCACACAGCGAGCAGATTTCTTACAGGATTATTCTTCCGGCTGCTCTCAGTCACCCAACCAGTCATTGCCCTCATTTGACCCCATATTTGgtgcttaa